One window of the Lepeophtheirus salmonis chromosome 7, UVic_Lsal_1.4, whole genome shotgun sequence genome contains the following:
- the LOC121122166 gene encoding invertebrate-type lysozyme 3, translating into MNQLIILALFSWLGFTPKGLAETNIIYSCNAENSPISDNCLGCICEGSSGCTPAAGCSSGNKRCGPFRLTKEYWISSGSCVTNGDDPTSALAFENCANDIRCASLTIRSYINRFQQDCNGDLNETCDDYAMIHKSGGFNCERCISGTKFWRGFSSCRRDVLKAGNTL; encoded by the exons ATGAATCAGTTGATCATACTTGCTTTATTTTCATGGCTTGGCTTTACTCCGAAAG GCCTTGCAGAAACAAATATTATCTACAGTTGTAATGCCGAAAACTCTCCAATTTCTGATAATTGTTTAGGTTGTATCTGTGAAGGCAGCAGTGGCTGTActcca GCTGCTGGATGTTCTTCAGGGAATAAGCGCTGTGGGCCTTTTCGATTGACTAAGGAATATTGGATTAGTTCTGGATCATGTGTTACGAATGGAGATGATCCAACGTCTGCTTtag catTTGAGAACTGTGCAAATGATATACGCTGTGCTTCTTTAACTATTCGATCCTATATAAATCGATTTCAGCAG GATTGTAATGGAGACTTGAATGAAACCTGTGATGATTACGCAATGATTCATAAGAGTGGAGGTTTCAATTGTGAGCGTTGTATTAGTGGAACAAAGTTTTGGAGAGGATTTTCTTCATGTCGAAGGGACGTATTAAAAGCTGGAAATACactttga